The following nucleotide sequence is from Kogia breviceps isolate mKogBre1 chromosome 20, mKogBre1 haplotype 1, whole genome shotgun sequence.
GCGGTTCCTCCCTACCTGTGGTTCCAAAGCCCCTGTAGTGTTTtgagtactaaaaaaaaaatccacatagaagtggactcatgcagttcaaacccatgttgttcaagggtcaactgtacttttaCTGTGAAAGGGTGCTGGATACTTTCTCTGGCCTTAAtgagatcatgtggtttttgtcctttattaatatggtttattacaagaactgattttcatattttgaaccaactttgcattcctaggctaaatcccacttggtccGTGTATAATTCTCTTTATACTTCTGGATTTGGTTAATATTTTGTTGCAGATTTTTGGGTCTATATACATAAAgagtattggtctgtagttttcttaaaATGTCTTTGATTTTGGTATTAAAGTAATGTAATCTTTAAAGAATTGGTTGGGAAGTaattcctcctcttctgttttttgtagGTCTTTGTGAAGGACTGGTGTTaattcctttttaaacatttggtcaattcaccagtgaagccagctgggcctgggcttttctttgtaggaagtcttaaaattattaatttaatttcttcatttgttacaggtttattcagattttctatttctgagtCGGTTTcgatagtttttctttttgtatttctacgaatttgtccagtTTATCCAAGTTACACCCATATAGTTATTGTATCCCCTTACAGTTCTTCTTCTTTCAGTAAAGGCTTGTGGGGATTTTGGAAATGTgagtcttcactcttttttttttcttggccagtCTATTGTCAAAAAGAAACCACTTTTGGTTCTGTTggttttctctactgtttttctaCTATTTCATTTTATCCCCACtgctaattttatttccttccatatGCTTGCACtgagtttagtttgctcttctttttctaggtccTTAAGATGTACAGTTAGGTTATGGAGGCTGGAAGTtagagatcagggtgccagcatgggtgagttctggtgagagccctcttctgggttaCAAATTGCCAATTTCTAATTCTATCTGACTTTTAATACaggcatttacagctataaatttccctgcaaacactgctttcactgtatcccacaggttttggtatgctgtgttttcatttttactcatCTCAAAGTATCTtctcatttccctggtgatttctTCGttgacccccaccccccaaaggtTATTTAGGAGTGGCTTAATTTGTACCTATTTAtacattttccagtttttcttttgttattgatttctggtttcatcCCACAGTGTttggagaacatactttgtatgactccaatcttcttaaattttctaAGGCTTAGGGTTTATAGCCAAGCACATGGTCACTGCTGGAGGACGTTCCATGTGCGTTTGAGGAGACTCTCGTGTTCTGCTATTGCCGAGCGCAGTGTTCTGCAGATGTCAGGTAAAGGTGTAGTGTTtttcaagtcttctatttccttgctgatcttctgtctagttctgttattgcaaatggcgtaataaagtctcccactatttttgtctgtttcttccttcaattctgtTCATTTCTGCTCCATATATTCTAGGGCTCCACTGTTAAGTGCATATGTTTATGATATATTTTCCTAACAGTCTGACTCTTTATCATTGTGAAgtgttctttatttctagtaACAGTTTTTGGTTTGAAATGTTTGGTCTGGTATTAGTATATCCAGTCCAGCACTTTTATGGTTACTATTTGCACGATGTATCTTTtctcaccattttatttttaaccaattCATGTTTTTCAATCTAAATTATGTTTCCTGTAGACATTATAAAGCTagatacttaaaaacaaaaacaccaacttGATAATTTCTGCCCTTTGATTGCATTGTGCTGATGACTCATTCAGTGTTAATTGATATGACTGGATTTATAcctgccattttcttttctttttaaaaatatgcctttCTTTATTGGTTCCTGCTTTAACTGCTTTCtttttagtaaaatattattttctaacatagtatttaaattcctttaataactttacaattatttttattttttagtggttgctctggaACTCAGAATACACAACTTATGAAATTCTACTCCAGATTTATAAATTCTAGTGATTTAAGAGGTATTTACTCCTAGATAGCATATAGCTCCTTTCCGTTTCCATTCCCCATTTCTGGTATTGACGTTATACACAGTATATGTTACAAACCCcccaaattattatatatactttataatataattactataatatataattagaattttatatactCTTATGATCCTAAAGCTgctgagagaagaggagagagtatAGATTTTGTTAAATAaccttctcatttttattttcttcatattcttcctTTAATTCAAATTACCATCTGGTGTCACTTCCTTGCTTTAGTACAGCTTTGTTCCCACCCACCACCTCTGTGCTGTTACTATCAAATCTACAACTGCATTTctatatattctgtttcttttaagtTCAGATGTACTACAGCTATATCCTTACTGTGTCACGCAACTGGGTTTTAAATCAGTTAAGAAGGTGCAGTTCCACCATTTTCTACTATTACTACCTTGTGTGTGCAGTTGACTTACTTTCTGGTTATCACTTGCTTTCAGCCTGAAGCGCTCCCTCTAGTATCTCTTGTATGGCGGGTCTGCCAGCACTGaattccctcagtttttgtttatctgggtaTGCCCTTCTTTTGTGTTCGTTCTGAAGTTGTGCTGGATATGACCTTGGTTTTTTATTTTCAGCACTCTGAGTACGTTTCATTGCCTCTCTGAGGAAATGTCAGCTGATTATTCAATTGATGTTCCCTTTTGTaagtcatttttctcttactGCCTTCAAGATTATTTCTTTTAGACTCTCAACATTTTGACCATGATGTGTCTGACTGCTCCTGTGTGGGTACAGCCTAATATACGTGTACAGCCGTCTTGTCTCCCAGAGTTGACTGTGATGATCTCAGGAAAGCTCTTCTTCACTATCTCTTTCCCTGGTTTTACCTGTTCAAGTTCTCCTTGCTCTCCTCTTTTGCTTGTGGCTACTAGCATCATGGGAGCTATGAGCGCCTTCTTCATTCGTCTCCACCATAATACCCACTGTCTTCACCAAAATACTTACTAGGCTTGCAATTCTCGACCCTCTGTTCTAAGCAAAGGTCAGCGCCCTCAGGCAGAGGTAAGGAACTTTTTGTTCTGCATCTCTCTCTGAACAGAACTTCTATGCCACTGTTCTGGAGTTGCAGGCAGGTATGATGGCCCACTTCTTAGTGACATCCCCTGTTCTAGAGTAGGCACTGAGGCAAGAACTGGGGGTACAGCATTCTCTGCCTGCCACACGTGACTGGAACAGAGCCTGGTCCACCCTAGGaaccagggagggggagggagtctCCACCTGGCCGACGGCGCCCACTGGGAGCAGAGCCTCTGTAGCCCGGGACTGGGATAGGCGAGAGATGCTGGCACCTgccccctgggggaggggagaagctcCATCTTCTTGACCACACCCACCCGGGACAGAATGACTGCAGTGTAGTTTCTGTACAGGGGATCTGGAAACAGGAGGGAACACTTGGACGCATATGCCACAGACTCTGGTGTTACCCTGAGAGTCAGCAGATCCAGAAGAAGTGTTTCTGTATTTGCTGCATACATTTAGGATGAATTCCAAACACTTGAAATCACTGTTTAACATAACGTTTTCCAGTCCAGTGTTTGTTCCTACTGGGGAGAGGGTCTACCATGTTCCTCACTCCGCTATTCCAGAAGCAGAACTCCTCTACCTCTAACTTCAATAATCCGCATTGCAATTTTCCTCCTGAAAGTGATTAcatacaattaaaatttaaagttactTACAAGGAATACTTCAAAGTGTCATCTAATTCCATGATAGCAGCCTGGTTCCCACAACGATAACAGTAATTCGGTGCACTGAAAATGGTAACCACATTCCGATCGTGACACCAGTTGTATCCctgcagcattaaaaaaaaaaaatcagtattccaCCATAAAATCATGTTGACATAGCTAAATTTagaaaactaaactcaaaagtGACACGAGTATTCTCTGTGGAAATGCAGTCTTCTGTGTTACCTTGTGTGGTGTCCATCTTTAATATGTACATCTGCACTGAGATTCAGCTATGGAGCTCAGTAACTGTTTTTCTGCTTAATCTATGCTTGAGATCGTGGCTAGGACGTGTATTCAGATTTCTCCCACAATGATGGAAGATGTCTCAATTCTTCCTCATAAATTatgtcaatttttgctttatgtacttTGACTCTATTACTAGGTAAGTAAAAATTTAGGATTATTCTCTCCTATATAACTGGGCCACTTTTCATCAGCAAAGacctctttttatttctaaatatactaCTATCGTACAGCCTTTTCTGATtcgtattattaactatattttgGATAATTATCTAATTGATATACTAATACACCATTTTCCATCCCTCTATTTCTAGTCTGTGGTATCATCATGTTTTAGATAAAGCCCAAATAATGGGTGAATTTTTTGATTATTTATCCAATTTGAGACTCTCAGTATTTTAGGGAAGTAAAAATTTGTATCCATTCACATTCCTTATGATTATAATGAGGTTTATCTTTACTGTACAAATCTATGTTCTTTATTACCATGCTGTTACCCCTTCTGCCTCTGTTGGGTTAGTGAAATTTCTCTAACACCTTGAAGCCACTCCCTGCTGGTTTGGAAGGATTCTATTCTATTTATATTCCTTTAATGTGTAAAGAATATAACATCACGGTAGAGAAATGTGGCAGGCACCACCTTAACTAAGTGATCCAAGTTAGTTAACAGCACCAGCACTGGGAAAGATCTCATGACCTGCTACGATGTGCCGAGAAGGACACACCATCACACTGTGATAAGCCCGCCCGAAGTGCATATCCTGAGTCATAAGGAAACATCAGCCAGACCATAAATGAAGGCTATTTCTACAAAATAAAATTGCTTGtagtcttcaaaaatgtcaagattaggcaaaacaaaggaaatgtgaGGAATTTCCACATCCAAGGGGACTGAATACAGCATGATCCTGGATGAGATTATAGGTGCAAACACACATTATTAAATTTTGCTATGAACACATTATTAAATTTTGCTGTAAAGGCCATTGGTGAGATAATAAAAATTTGACTAAAGCgtttatagactttaaaattttttttattattttatttttttggccgtactgcgaggcttgtgggatcttagttccctgaccagggatcaaacctgtgccccctgcagtggaagcaaggagccttaaccactggaccgccagggaattccctgaataaAGCACTTAGATAATGGTACTATATCAATGAAAATTTCATGACCTTGGTAACTATACTGTGGTTATCTAGGAGAAAGTCCTTATTTTTACAAAACACACATGGAAATTTGGATGTAAAGGAGGATCTCACCTGCAACTGACATTcaaacagctaaaaaaaaaaaggaatgtgggAGGGGAACGGGaataggaagggagagaaaatggtAAACAAATATTACAATATTTATATTTCAGGAATCTGAGTGTAGGACAGAAAGGAATATCTTGTTACTATTTTTTTGCACTTTTTCTTGAAGTCTAAATTAATTTCAAAAGTGAGATATAATTTCGCTCTGGCCAACCAGTACTTCCCCTACTTGCTAAAATCAACCaagttttttctcctttcatttagGTAATGGGGAGGAATGTTTCTGACATTCTGAATCATGAAGCTTTATTAGAGAGACATTTATTTGAAACAGAGATCATCATCCTGTAAGAAAAGGACATACCTCCATTACAAGTTGGTGAGCACGAGAAACCAGTGTGAGACCATTGGCATGGTTGAATGTTTCAGAAATATCTTGTCCAAATGTGTAGCCAGCGCCGCGTGGTGAAATACCCCACCCACCACGATCATCTGGATCTGACCATAACAGATCACACATTGGGCCCTGGCAAAGAGAATGAAGTATGCGATGTAAGTTATGAGTACTCACATTTAACTAATCTAGGGTTACCGCAATGtggttatatttctttctttttcattaaaactAAGTTTACCTCATGTGGAACTTCTTGTAAACGATCCAGGGCTCTTATATGATCCAGTGTATCTATGGATGGGGAGAGGCCACCATGGAGGCAGAATATCTgtttatgaatttaaaaagaaaatgaatttgttttattaaatgctAAAAGTTAATGGAGAGTAAATAATGGTTACCAATGTCAATCCTAGtagcttttcttttcaaaatagcaTTTAATAATATTCACAGTGGAAAATGTATAATACacagtggaaaaaaacaaaaaatgcatgATCAGAGACAGCTGTTAgcatttaaatatacttttttctttataatcctaggtattttatatagTGTATTTCCACTTTCTCTAGAACGCGATTTCCGTGCTTGTGACCCACCATTAACTTTTCTGTTGGTTACTGCtgacatataaaaatttaaaatttctcttacaGCAAAGACCCTACTGACTCCTGTTATTGGTTGTAACAGTTTTTcacttttctaagagttttctgAGTACATAATCATGTtgtttgcaaaaatatttttgttattttctcaaTGTTTataccttttaattatttttattgctcagtgcactggctaggacttccaaaaacaaaattaaataataagattttctttaggggaggaggggaggggagagatacTACTCCCAGGTCCATTCTCCAGGGATTCTAAGTCAGAGATAATAGTTTTAGAGGGCATTTTTCTCGATTTTGAGTAGAAGGTTTCTGACGTTTTGCTGATAAGTATAGCCAGTATAAGTGTCTTCATCCAATTAGTGTTATTTTACTCCTTAATTGAGTTTTAAATAAAGATATAGGACTTTGTTCAAATGGTTTtggtctgatttcattcttctgtgCTTGCCATGTCTGGTTTGGCATTGGAGTTATACTAGCCTTACAGAGTGAGTTTTGAAGCTCTCCACCTCTTCCTAAGCTTTGAAATTCAGAAATGTTATGTTCCttaaaggtttgatagaattcgcctataaAACTACCTAGACCTGGTTACTCTCCAATTTCTTCTTAGTCTGATGGTCTACTTACATTGGTCTAATTACTTCAAAAcaatttaataattaatattctgCTATAATCAATTTCATCTATGTTTTCAAGTTTATTGGAATAAAGCTGCAACTGTTTTTGTGATTTGTAAGTACCTCCATACTTAGAGTAATGCCTTATTTCTCATTCCCAGTGTTTTATGTgacctccctctctttttctgtaTCAGTTTTGACTATTTCTTTAATAGACTTTCCAAAGACTGCTTTGGGCCATATTGATCAACTATGTATTTTTGGcatctatttctgcttttatttttaattaacccaagtttattttactgtttcattctttgaattaaatgtaatttataaataaatgcatttcctTGCATTTCATCCCTTACTTACATCTAAAAGTTTTGGTTTACACTATACTTCTACTTGGTCATTTAGAAATGACTTCTATTTTAAGAGTGTTAGTAGAAGACTGTGAAAGTTCCCAAGGAGGTAGATTTGTCCTACTACTCAGAATCAGAAACTGTCACTTAACACATggtatataaatagatatatcaATAgatggaaagggaaggaggaagatggaGAGGATGAAAGGAAGAACGTGCTGGTCTCAACGTGTATAAAAACGTACCCAGTTCCCTGTTCTGAAACTTTAAGTATAAGGGAAAGAGGCAGAAAGGCCAAGGAGATGCAGGAAGAATGTCATGTCAATCTAGACCCTAAATTACTAATAGAAAATCTTTTCCTACTTTTATCTGTCCCCACATACATACCTGTCCATCTACTAAAGCTGTAAGTGGCAGATAGTCAAACAGATCTGTAAAGTATTTCCAAACATTGGCATTCCCATACTTTCGCAGACATTCATCATAAAAGCCATATACTTGGGTAATTTGTCGGCTTTCGTGGTTTCCTCTCAATATTGTAATACGTTCTGGATAACGCAcctgaaggaaaaggaaaagaaacccatGGAAGTATTTTTACTAGTGTTATGCTAAGCACATTACCCTCTGACCCATTTCTTTAAATGGTCCTTCAGTCTGCTagtacattaaatgtaaattctttttcagaataaaaaattttCTCATTCATCACCAGGTCCTCTTGATTaacctttgaaatatttttttatggCCATCCTTCTTCACACTATGTATCCATACTCCCCTCACTGGAATCCTTATTAACTGGtaactattttattataataaaatcgTACCTGACTCTTTGTCTCTAATATCTTTTTCATACTCAAATTATCACTAGTCTTCTTAGTCTTTCCAGAACACTATGACTTTTTAATGCTCCACAGACACAGAAGAGATCTGGACCCAAGACAAACTCTCTACAGACTAACTTCTCCCTCCCTTTTATTTCCCACAGAAGAATGTATTTGCCAAC
It contains:
- the PPP2CB gene encoding serine/threonine-protein phosphatase 2A catalytic subunit beta isoform; its protein translation is MDDKAFTKELDQWVEQLNECKQLNENQVRTLCEKAKEILTKESNVQEVRCPVTVCGDVHGQFHDLMELFRIGGKSPDTNYLFMGDYVDRGYYSVETVTLLVALKVRYPERITILRGNHESRQITQVYGFYDECLRKYGNANVWKYFTDLFDYLPLTALVDGQIFCLHGGLSPSIDTLDHIRALDRLQEVPHEGPMCDLLWSDPDDRGGWGISPRGAGYTFGQDISETFNHANGLTLVSRAHQLVMEGYNWCHDRNVVTIFSAPNYCYRCGNQAAIMELDDTLKYSFLQFDPAPRRGEPHVTRRTPDYFL